TGGTCGATCTCGCTGTCTCCGGGAAACAAGGAGCGGCGCATTATCTGTAAGGTAAATGTCAGTCAAAAGAAGCTAATTAAAGTTCATGACATCCCTACCATCTCCGAGAAAATACAGCCCAGACTCCAGATGTCCACGCCCGTGGAGTAGAATTTGGTGCCCAGCAGAATCTCCGGAGCTCGGTACCAAAGGGTGACAACTTCGTGGGTGTAGGCCCTCATGGGCACATTGAAAGCCCTGGCCAGACCAAAGTCAGCCAACTAAAAAGGGAGTGATTAGCAGAACACTAAGATGGTAAGCCTTATAATCTTACCTTTATTTTGCCAGCAGTATCTACGAGTAGGTTTTGGGGCTTGAGATCGCGATGCAGTATACGATTCGTGTGGCAAAAGCCGAGGGCATCTAAAATCTGATGCATATAGCTCTGGAAAGAGGGCATAACTGCGATTACTCCATAGATGAGAGCAGAGTCCAACATACCTTTATCAACTGTGGCGTGAAAACATCCTTCTTCTTGTCCATCAGCTTCTTTAGGTCCATGTTCAGGTACTCGAATATCATGTATAGGTTGTTGCCGGAGATGACCACGTCGAATAGTTGGACCACATTCTTGTGCTTCAGGTTCTTCAGCAGGGAGATCTCTCGAATGGCCGTCGAGGGAACGCCCTCCGTTTCACTGGAATGAGAAAATCTAATGTTAGGCAGGGCAtatgaataaataaagataaCCATTGGTAACTCTGACTATGCAATCCGGTGCTGTCCTGCACCACGAAGCCGAATCATGTGGTGCTACGGATTTTGATAGTAGAAGCAGCGCAGCCGCCACAGAATCCGGGCTGCGGGGTGCAGGTGAATGACATTCGCCAAGGGCACGCCCAGGATGCCAGGATATAATCATTCATGGCTATGTTAAAAAGGTAATTCCTGCGTGGCGAACTGGGGAACCCCACTACGATGCGGACTACACACCCTTCCAGCCGGATCTTCTTGAGCGCCACATCCTGGCCGGTGGCGTTGCTCCGCGCCTTGTAAACTATTCCGTAGGTGCCCTCGCCGATTTTCTCGGCGCGTTGGAAGTTGTCTAGAATGGTGCTCATCGAGCTGGTTCTCTCATTCGGttggtaaacaaatttaaagctcGCTTTTGGCAAAATAAACCCAACTATTTTGGAGGGAAATTCTTCTTCTTCAGTGATGCTATCCACACTCAACTGCAGATAGCTTATCGATACTTGCCGCATATCGATAGGTCGCACTGTATCGATTAGTCTGGCGATGTGGCAACGCCGCTGAAAAGGTTTAAGCCAGAcgttattttcaaatttttgtaactGAATGAAGAATATTGTTTAGTGAAATGTCCGacttttcaaaacatataattttaaaatatttaatttattagatattttataagtCTAAGACGACCTAATCTCTCCTGGCTGCGGGAGACATATGCCTCAAGGGCCGACCTGGTGTATCTGATGCTGCCCAGCCAACTGAGTTGCTCCTGGTCATCCTCTCCAATCACCGGCTTCACATTCGAGCACTCCCTTGGACTGCTGGCCAAAATGGAGTCTGCAAATCGAAGGTATCAAAAGGATGTAGGAGGTCAGGGATGTCTGAGGTCGAGAGATTAACCGATCTGGTAAAAGCATATTGCTTTGCATTCCGTTTAACATTCCGTACAGCCACAAAGTCGGATATGAACTGAGTTGATTGTCTGGGGAGGGATTTGCACTGAAATTGCAGCTCGTTATCGTTTAAAAAGACATTCCGTGCATTTTATGTGcgttgcatttaaaattgtaattgctTGTAGCAGCCACACGCAATTGGCCTACACTTCCACTCCACTTCACACCACTCCATCTTGTCTCAATTTGTGTTTTACGTGTTGCAATAAAAATGTGCcataaaaatgtgtattttaatttggctTCGCTTCTGCGTTTGCGTTTGTTTTGCGTGCGGATTTCGCGTGTTAGGGTCTGTAAGCTGTGAATGTTTTTGGCGCGCGCATTTTATGGCACATTAATCATTTCGGGCCACGGGGCGTATGCGCTACCCAATCGCTTGTTGATGACTTCACTGAATTCTGAATCCTTCGG
This genomic window from Drosophila gunungcola strain Sukarami chromosome 3R, Dgunungcola_SK_2, whole genome shotgun sequence contains:
- the LOC128266596 gene encoding cyclin-dependent kinase 2, whose product is MSTILDNFQRAEKIGEGTYGIVYKARSNATGQDVALKKIRLEGETEGVPSTAIREISLLKNLKHKNVVQLFDVVISGNNLYMIFEYLNMDLKKLMDKKKDVFTPQLIKSYMHQILDALGFCHTNRILHRDLKPQNLLVDTAGKIKLADFGLARAFNVPMRAYTHEVVTLWYRAPEILLGTKFYSTGVDIWSLGCIFSEMIMRRSLFPGDSEIDQLYRIFRTLSTPDETKWPGVTQLPDFKAKFPKWEATNMPQSITEHEAHELIMSMLCYDPNLRISAKDALQHAYFRNVQHVDHVALPVDPNAGSASRLTRLV